The following proteins are encoded in a genomic region of Roseinatronobacter sp. S2:
- the rplJ gene encoding 50S ribosomal protein L10 has translation MDRAQKEKVVEELGQIFESSGVVVVAQYAGLTVAEMQVLRARMRDAGGAVRVAKNKLAKIALEGKPCASISDLLTGMTVLAYSEDPVAAAKVVQDFTKENQKLVVLGGAMGESALDPAGVKAVAAMPSREELIAQIASCIGAPASNIAGAIGAPASNIAGILSTLEEREAA, from the coding sequence GTGGATAGAGCCCAAAAAGAGAAAGTGGTCGAGGAACTCGGCCAGATCTTCGAAAGCTCTGGCGTGGTTGTGGTAGCACAATACGCTGGCCTCACGGTTGCTGAGATGCAGGTTCTGCGCGCACGCATGCGTGATGCGGGCGGGGCAGTTCGCGTCGCCAAGAACAAGCTCGCCAAAATCGCCCTTGAAGGAAAGCCCTGCGCAAGCATTTCTGACCTTCTGACAGGCATGACCGTTCTTGCCTATTCCGAAGACCCTGTTGCAGCTGCAAAAGTGGTCCAGGACTTCACCAAAGAAAACCAGAAGCTGGTTGTCCTTGGTGGTGCAATGGGTGAATCGGCCCTTGACCCTGCCGGTGTCAAGGCAGTGGCTGCAATGCCGTCGCGCGAAGAGCTTATCGCTCAGATCGCGTCGTGCATCGGTGCCCCTGCTTCGAACATCGCGGGTGCAATTGGCGCTCCTGCTTCGAATATTGCCGGAATTCTTTCAACGCTCGAAGAGCGTGAAGCGGCATAA
- a CDS encoding 16S rRNA (uracil(1498)-N(3))-methyltransferase, whose protein sequence is MTARSEQAKHRLYLEHALGQGQVIDLSRDHAHYLFNVLRLSVGQHVAVFDGQHGEWQAEIVTTGKRGGTLRCLTQSAPQCMPPDIWLLFAPIKKARTDFIVEKATELGVARILPVQTEHTNSERIRQDRLQAHAVEAAEQCGGTYVPQVADLQPLSRLLDTWDKTRALIFADEALSDAPGPAPALPPAPAAIIIGPEGGFSPAERARLRKMDNVTPVSLGPRILRADTAAVAALTLWQAAQGDWA, encoded by the coding sequence ATGACAGCGCGCAGTGAACAGGCAAAACACAGACTCTATCTAGAGCATGCATTGGGTCAGGGGCAAGTGATTGACCTGTCGCGTGACCATGCGCATTATCTTTTCAATGTGTTGCGCCTGTCTGTCGGGCAACATGTGGCCGTTTTCGACGGTCAGCACGGGGAATGGCAAGCGGAAATTGTGACCACCGGCAAACGGGGCGGAACGTTGCGCTGCCTGACGCAATCCGCGCCGCAGTGCATGCCGCCGGACATATGGCTGTTATTTGCCCCCATCAAGAAAGCGCGCACCGACTTTATCGTTGAAAAAGCAACCGAACTTGGGGTCGCGCGCATTCTGCCCGTTCAGACCGAACATACCAATTCCGAACGCATCAGGCAGGATCGTCTGCAAGCGCATGCAGTGGAGGCGGCAGAGCAATGCGGCGGCACTTATGTGCCCCAGGTTGCGGATTTGCAGCCCCTGTCGCGCCTGCTGGACACATGGGACAAAACCCGCGCGCTGATTTTCGCCGATGAAGCCCTGAGCGATGCCCCCGGCCCCGCGCCTGCCCTGCCCCCCGCGCCTGCCGCCATCATCATCGGCCCCGAAGGCGGGTTCTCGCCCGCCGAACGGGCACGGCTGCGCAAAATGGACAACGTAACGCCAGTATCACTTGGCCCGCGCATACTGCGCGCCGACACTGCCGCCGTCGCGGCGCTGACATTATGGCAGGCGGCACAGGGGGATTGGGCATGA
- a CDS encoding OmpA family protein — protein MRNQISKILAVVQSDSLGVWQRYKGHVLTAAAFVVAAMLAVAGASMSVRATENLLVNESREALNEAEIEWPDIQVDGLLVTMSGQAATEAERFRALGIVSGVVGAERVIDRLTVAPSIAIAAPRFSVEMMRNGLDVSLIGLVPESYDISGIVRQIEGIGPEVSVVNMVETAAHAVPFGWERSVEYAMKAMTLVPVSKISVSADQVEVFGLAESERQRDEFRQRLQRERPRGLIASIEISAPRPAITPFTLRFVIDEDGARFDACSADSQEARSAILQAARQAGAGGVLECTIGLGSPSPRWQVAAVAAVRALGDAGAGTVTFSDTDISFVVPNAVEIAEFDRIVGTLENAVPDVFSLQAVRLPPEEGDMEGQENAVEFMITRAPEGAVVMRGRLTDDRLRSALLSMARSEFGLSAVDMQANITPDTPEGWSVRTLLAIDVLSYLEHGSVRVRPSQIDIRGVTGDAGASDRISQILTDRLGAAARFNLNINYDERFDPVAMQPTPARCEAWIKEILTDEQLTFDPGSATLVADAVRVMDQIAEILRDCGRLEMEIAGHTDSQGGLETNMRLSQQRAEAVMAALLSRGIPISGFEAKGYGPEFPIADNSTASGREANRRIEFRLIGESAAAAREETGEDEPQEQPDEDDLEIEVTLGAEDTPRPQPRPERP, from the coding sequence ATGCGAAACCAAATATCCAAAATTCTGGCAGTGGTGCAAAGCGACTCCTTGGGGGTATGGCAGCGTTACAAAGGCCATGTTCTGACTGCTGCGGCGTTTGTCGTGGCGGCCATGTTGGCAGTGGCAGGCGCAAGCATGAGTGTGCGCGCGACAGAAAACCTGCTTGTGAACGAATCGCGCGAAGCCCTGAACGAGGCTGAAATCGAATGGCCCGACATTCAGGTTGACGGCCTGCTTGTCACCATGAGCGGGCAGGCCGCCACCGAAGCAGAGCGTTTTCGCGCGCTGGGCATCGTCAGCGGGGTCGTTGGCGCGGAGCGTGTCATCGACAGGCTGACCGTCGCACCATCCATTGCGATTGCCGCGCCGCGCTTTTCGGTTGAAATGATGCGCAACGGGCTGGACGTGTCGCTGATAGGGCTGGTCCCCGAAAGTTATGATATCTCCGGCATCGTGCGCCAGATCGAAGGGATCGGGCCTGAAGTGTCCGTGGTGAACATGGTTGAAACGGCGGCCCATGCCGTGCCGTTTGGCTGGGAGCGTTCTGTCGAATACGCGATGAAGGCCATGACCCTTGTGCCCGTCAGCAAGATTTCGGTATCCGCCGATCAGGTAGAGGTGTTCGGCCTTGCGGAATCAGAGCGCCAGCGAGACGAGTTCCGCCAGCGGTTGCAGCGTGAACGGCCGCGCGGCCTGATTGCCAGCATCGAGATTTCGGCCCCCCGTCCCGCGATCACGCCCTTTACCTTGCGCTTTGTGATAGACGAAGACGGGGCGCGGTTCGACGCCTGCTCCGCAGATTCGCAAGAGGCGCGTTCGGCAATACTGCAAGCCGCGCGTCAGGCGGGCGCAGGCGGGGTTCTGGAATGCACCATCGGTCTTGGCAGCCCTTCGCCGCGGTGGCAGGTTGCGGCCGTGGCGGCGGTGCGGGCCTTGGGCGATGCGGGCGCGGGAACCGTGACCTTTTCGGATACCGACATTTCCTTTGTTGTCCCGAATGCTGTCGAGATTGCAGAATTTGACCGTATTGTAGGAACGCTGGAAAACGCCGTTCCAGATGTATTTTCTTTGCAAGCGGTCAGGTTGCCGCCGGAAGAAGGGGATATGGAAGGGCAGGAAAATGCCGTGGAATTCATGATCACCCGCGCGCCCGAAGGGGCCGTGGTGATGCGCGGTCGCCTGACAGATGACCGACTGCGCAGCGCGCTTTTGTCCATGGCGCGGTCTGAATTCGGCCTGTCCGCTGTGGATATGCAGGCCAATATCACGCCCGACACCCCCGAAGGGTGGTCTGTGCGCACGTTGTTGGCGATTGATGTCCTTAGTTATCTGGAACATGGCAGCGTGCGCGTGCGCCCGTCCCAGATCGACATTCGCGGCGTGACAGGGGATGCGGGCGCGTCCGATCGTATTTCGCAAATTCTGACCGACAGGCTGGGGGCGGCCGCGCGCTTTAACCTGAATATCAACTATGATGAACGCTTTGATCCTGTTGCCATGCAACCCACCCCCGCCCGCTGCGAAGCGTGGATCAAGGAAATTCTGACGGACGAACAGCTGACCTTCGATCCGGGGTCCGCAACACTGGTTGCAGATGCTGTAAGGGTCATGGACCAGATCGCCGAGATCTTGCGCGATTGTGGTCGTCTGGAAATGGAAATTGCGGGGCATACCGACAGTCAGGGCGGGCTGGAAACCAATATGCGCCTAAGCCAGCAACGCGCCGAGGCCGTGATGGCGGCGCTATTGTCGCGCGGCATTCCGATTTCCGGGTTCGAGGCCAAGGGCTATGGTCCCGAATTCCCCATCGCGGATAACAGCACCGCATCAGGACGCGAAGCCAATCGCCGGATAGAGTTTCGTTTGATCGGGGAATCGGCCGCCGCCGCGCGCGAGGAAACAGGCGAGGATGAACCCCAAGAACAACCCGACGAGGACGATCTGGAAATTGAAGTCACGCTTGGGGCCGAAGACACCCCCCGCCCGCAACCCCGCCCCGAAAGGCCCTGA
- the ubiA gene encoding 4-hydroxybenzoate octaprenyltransferase: MTDDDQRPEGPGKNGTVADAPAANWVDTLAPEQARPFLRLSRADRPIGTWLLLLPCWWGVFLGAAAYPDAAGWLTVWLVLACGLGAFLMRGAGCTWNDITDRDIDDKVARTRSRPIPSGQVTLQQAGIWMAIQAGIAALILLTFNWAAIGLGVLSLGLVAIYPFAKRFTWWPQIFLGLAFNWGALLAWTAQTGSLGLPAVFLYLAGICWTLFYDTIYAHQDREDDELIGVKSTARLFGNQTDQWLRGFLVATVVLLSLAVIYALAPLANPLKMSLGLAGAWAMGWHMNWQLGKLDIDDGDVCLKLFRSNRDAGLFVALFFAITLFA; the protein is encoded by the coding sequence ATGACCGACGACGATCAAAGACCAGAGGGGCCGGGCAAGAATGGCACGGTGGCAGATGCGCCAGCGGCCAACTGGGTGGACACGCTGGCCCCCGAGCAGGCACGGCCATTTCTGCGCCTGTCACGCGCCGACCGCCCTATAGGGACATGGCTTTTGCTGCTGCCGTGCTGGTGGGGGGTGTTTCTGGGCGCTGCGGCCTATCCTGACGCTGCGGGTTGGCTGACCGTATGGCTGGTTCTGGCCTGCGGGCTTGGTGCGTTCCTGATGCGGGGGGCAGGCTGCACATGGAACGACATCACCGACCGCGATATTGATGACAAGGTGGCGCGCACGCGTTCGCGCCCCATCCCGTCGGGGCAGGTCACCTTGCAACAGGCAGGCATCTGGATGGCCATTCAGGCAGGTATTGCCGCGCTGATCTTGCTAACCTTCAACTGGGCGGCCATCGGGCTGGGTGTGCTGTCGCTGGGTCTGGTTGCCATCTATCCCTTTGCCAAGCGTTTCACCTGGTGGCCGCAGATATTTCTGGGGCTTGCGTTTAACTGGGGCGCGCTTCTTGCATGGACGGCGCAGACCGGATCATTGGGCTTGCCTGCGGTGTTTCTGTATCTTGCCGGCATTTGCTGGACACTTTTTTATGATACGATCTATGCACACCAGGACCGTGAAGATGATGAACTGATTGGCGTGAAATCGACCGCGCGACTGTTCGGAAACCAGACCGATCAATGGCTGCGCGGGTTCCTGGTGGCCACGGTTGTCCTGCTGTCGCTTGCGGTGATTTACGCCTTGGCACCATTGGCAAATCCGTTGAAAATGTCGCTTGGTCTGGCGGGGGCATGGGCCATGGGGTGGCACATGAACTGGCAGCTTGGCAAACTGGATATTGATGATGGTGATGTTTGCCTGAAACTGTTCAGATCGAACCGCGATGCAGGGCTTTTCGTTGCGCTGTTTTTCGCCATAACACTTTTCGCGTGA
- the rplL gene encoding 50S ribosomal protein L7/L12 yields MADLKALAEQIVNLTLLEAQELKTILKDEYGIEPAAGGAVMMAGPAGDAGPAAEEKTEFDVVLLEAGANKIAVIKEVRGITGLGLKEAKDLVEAGGKAVKEGAPKEEAEEIKKKLEDAGAKVELK; encoded by the coding sequence ATGGCTGATCTTAAAGCACTTGCAGAGCAAATCGTGAACCTCACGCTGCTCGAAGCTCAGGAACTGAAAACGATCCTGAAAGACGAATATGGCATCGAACCCGCTGCTGGCGGCGCTGTCATGATGGCAGGCCCCGCTGGTGATGCAGGCCCCGCTGCCGAAGAAAAAACCGAATTCGACGTTGTTCTGCTCGAAGCCGGTGCAAACAAAATCGCGGTCATCAAAGAAGTTCGCGGCATCACCGGTCTGGGCCTGAAAGAAGCCAAAGACCTGGTCGAAGCTGGCGGCAAAGCCGTGAAAGAAGGCGCCCCGAAAGAGGAAGCCGAAGAGATCAAGAAAAAGCTCGAAGATGCTGGTGCAAAAGTCGAGCTGAAGTAA